From the genome of Bos indicus x Bos taurus breed Angus x Brahman F1 hybrid chromosome 19, Bos_hybrid_MaternalHap_v2.0, whole genome shotgun sequence:
GCCCATGGCTGAGCCGCACTCCGGTGGGCATCTCAGGATGGACAGGAGGCACGTGGTCCCgcatcagcttcagcaccagcagcagcaccatgcAGACCAGCCCCAGCACTGCATCGCCCACCCTGCAGATGGACACCGGTCACCAGCCAACCCCACGGACAGCACCGGCCTTCGGCTGCTGGAAAGTTTTCTCTCTCGAATGCTCTTTTTCCTAAGAAATCTGTGTCCCTATTCCACTTCAAATCTTTATTCAAAACTTTTTAGGTATGCAGGACCTAGGGGTTGAGGGCCAGATCACAGTGGTAGTTGCACTACCTCTCACAGTTTCAGTTTGTAGCTCTCTGGACTACAAATGCCTCGTTGGTTCCAGAAGACTCACTTCTGACCagtccatctccatctccactgcCCGCTGTGACCCCCACCAGGTATATCCTATGGGCCGGGAACCTCAGCAGCAGACGGGAAGACGACGAGGGTCACAGGGTTTCTCCCCTACTCCCTCCAAGTAGCTCCCCCTACAGCTCCCTCCAggtcatttcttcctcttgcctCTCCAGTCAGGGAAGGGTCCTGACCTGTGGCCAGGAGCATCTCCTATTTGTTCCTTTAACCCACTGGCCCTCTGGGAGACGCAGCTCCACCTGAGGGAGGTGCTTGCTGAGGGAACCACCTCTACCTGCCATCCATCCCTTGGGTACCTGCATATCTGCTGGCCTCGGCCTCTCCCTGCCCTACGTCCTCCTCTTCGCTGAACTATGAATTCTTTGAGTGACAGACTGCCTGCCCTTCCCTTTCGTGGTCTCTTCTTACTTCGACCATCTGAGAAAGCCCCGCATGGGGTCACGCTGACCAGCGCACTGGACTGACTGGAGCAGAGCGTCTCAAGCTTCAATCAATATGCTGGCCAATCACCTGGGGCTCTTGTCAACCTGACCAATTCAGCAGGTCTGGGCAGGCCAGAGTGTGTATATCTTACCAGCTGCCAGGTCATGCCAACGGTACTGCTCATGGGGCCCCTGTTTAAGCAGCAGGGCCCCAGAGGACTGGAATAAATGCCACCtgggaggggaaatggggaggGGACTGGGAGGGGGTCTACAAGGAAGAGCTTACTAATACAGGCGGTAAAAACTCAGCCGACCGAGTACCTGGTCTCTCCGATGTTGTGGAAAGTGTAATACACTTGCAGGAAAAACTGCCTGGGGATGTGCTGCAGTCCCAGCAGGTTCTGTTCAAACAGAGATTGTGGTTAGACAACCTTCTGCGACGTAAACCCTGAGGCCTCTCCCTTGCAGCATCGTAATACCGCTCTAAAGCTGGAGTCCCCTACCCATAACCGCCCTTCCTGAGGGAAAACACTTGCTGGCTCTACCGGGCTTATCTAAGTCTATTTCCAAAGCCCCCCACGGGCAGATGAAAGTCATCCCTCCCCAAGGGAGAGGGGACGCAGAGGGCATGTTACAATGTTCACGTTGTTTCAGGCCTTTGCAAATTATTTTCGTGTCCGAGGAAAATCAGCATGGGCGACCTCAAGCCAAGGAAACTGGTTCAAAAAGTGCCCTGGTTAAGGGTCCAGGGTCGGGAGTCCTGGGGCCCAGACCCGCCCGCGCAGACCCAGCTGCCTGAGGCCGGCGGTCTCGTCCATCACCTAGCGGCCCGCCCTCCGCAGCATTGGCCCCGCCGCCATTGGCCCGAGACCGCGTCCGTCACTTGGAGGCCCGCCCTCCGGGAACCGCCCCCTACCGGAAGTAAAAATCTGCGCAGGCAGGCTGAACTGCGCGGGTGGGGCCGCGGGGCCCCTATCAAAGCAGCAGTCCTAGTCATGGAGAAGGGGCGCCGCTCTGTGTTTTAGTTCTTTATCTGGCTGGGATCAGAAGGGGCAGTCGAGACCAGACTCCCAGGGTGGTCAGGCTCCAAGGACCCCAAAACCCGCTGTGCACACAGCCATTGAAGAGGAAGGACACTGAGGAGGGTGGACACAGAGAGGGGTCTCTGTCCTGGGCAGGGGACTCCTGTTTGGGCAGGTCAAGAGGAACCCCACCCAATCCAGCCTAAAGGCTCTCAGAGGGCTGTCATGATGTAGTGAAGGTTTTGAAGACAGGGCCTAGGGTTGTCGAATAGGAATGCGTAAAGCAGATACCCTCTCACTGTGTTATGAAAAAAAGAGCATTCTTGACACTAAAAATGAAGGATAATGTTTCCAGAATAAAGGACACAGCATCCCACGAAACAGCATTTGCCAAGCTTACCCTgacatatgtgtgtacataatCTATTCTTTGAATTTACCCACATTGTTCTAGGCTGTTTCCTCCCCTgtaaatggagataatgataAGCTTACCTCCCAGAGGACTTGTGAGAACTAAATGCAGGGTGCATTCAGTCCCACACCCAAAAGGGTCAGCTACCCTAGTCTCTCTCACATGTACCCCTCTGGGgctttgtgttttcactttcttgcttGGCCTCCATCCTTGAAGACTGTCACCGGCCAGACTGAAGCGGAGCCCGACTGTGGGAATCACACCATGGAGAGcctggtgtgtgcatgtgtctgttgCCCTGAATCTCTACGATTCAGCTCAGTTTCATTCTGCTCAGCACAGCTCGGGACAACCACGGTGGAAGCAAAACAGTCCCTGCCCTCCAGGCACTCAGAACCCAGTGGAAGGAGAACAAATGATATCCTCAGATGACCAATGATTACTGATTCCAATACTTGCCACAGACGTTTAAATGGAAACATAAAGAAGCATGATACTTGACAAACACTGAATGagaagttgggggtggggagacataaaaatgaaatcaccTAGCTAAATTAGCTTGGGGGAGCAATCTGCTTGTCAAAATTTTGGCAGTATGCTTGTGATCTGTGAAGACCTGATGGCTTAGTGTATATTTGAGGCTGCAGAACTCTGTGAGGTGAACCAAGCACTTAGGCACGAAAACTCTGACAAGTGTGGGGGCTGTCATTACTGGTTCCCCAGTACTGGTTTACCTGTGGTAGAACTTGGCCATCACTCAAGATCTCCCCCAAAGGATGGTTTTATTAATGGAGACTCAGGTCAGCACCACAGGCTCTGGACCCTCAAAGAGCAGGTTTGACAGGCCCACACATATCAGGACACGGCCTCAGTCCTGTTAGCCGGTAGGTGCCCCAGGGCCAACTAGTGTGCCTACCTTGATCTGCCCGAAGCCGATGATGATGGCAGCAGCCGAGGTGAAACCTTTAATGACGGGACAGGAGATGAAGTCCAGCAGGAGCCCTGGACAGCCAAGAGGGAACACCACACTGGTTCCAGCCCTACTGGCTCAACATGGGCTGGGAGAGGTGAGGGTTGGACTGGAGCTAAAGACTAGTGGAGGGCATGCCCTGTTCGGGCTGGTTTGGAGAACAGGAGAGACTATGGACTGAGCCCCTGGGCACTTCTCCAAGTGTCCTGGCTGAGCATAATAGGGAAGGGCTGAGAGTCATCCTtccttagacacacacacacacacacacacacacacatgcacacacactgggATAGCCCTTGAAATGCAAATAAGGAACTGCTAAAGGCATCGAATCCCCAGGAGGAGAACTGTAGCCCCCCACCCTCATGGCAGCAAAGCCTGAAAGTCTTACCTAAGCGCAGGAACCCCATGCCTAACTGGATGCAGCCGGTCAGAAAGGCCAGCAGCACAGCATACGCAGGCTCGTGGAAGGTGTAGAAGGAGACCAGGAGGGACATGATGGCCGTGGGGCCCAGAGTCACATCTCGGGAGGTACCCAGAAAGAAATATACGAAGCACCCCATGAAGGCAGAGTAGAGGCCGTACTGTTGGGCAGAGAgagcaatgaatacccaggaggCTCATGGCACACCCCCAAGGGTCCCTGGCATAGCTGACTGAGCAGAGGAATCTATGTTGTTTGTTGTGTATTCTGGGCACAGCAGTGTATACAGCAGGGCAAACTGCTTACCCTCTGTTATCCAAGGTTGTGGACCTACAGTGATTAGGGGCCTCTTTTCTACCCACACCCACCTGGGGCCTAGTGTTCTTATGTCTGAGTCTGTGAGCCTGAGAAAGGGTTCTTAAAGCCAGGATGAGTCATCTCGCTGGCCCCATCAGGCCATCCAGAACTAGCTTGGTGCCTGTGACAAGAGGGGTTACAGGGGCACGTGTCTGCCCAAGGGCCATCACATGCTCTAGGTTATAAAATAAGGCTTTGTCGGACTGGAGCCCAGGGTGCTCCCTTGTCTGGAGGGGATACTATGCCTTCTACTTTGCTCCTGGACGAGCACTAAGGTCTGGAGTGGGGTCAGGCtgaggggaaaggaggtggggggTAGCAGGGGCAGCCATCTCACCTGGGGAGGCAGTCCAGCCACCTCGGCGTAGGCCAGCGCCTGGGGAATGACTGTGAGCCCGACTGAGATCCCAGCAATGAAGTCCATCTTCAGGGCGTACCAGGTGTAGTCAGGCAGCCAGCCCAGGAAAGGCAGCCACTTCTGCATGGTCTCAGTGGACCAGCAGCAGGACATAGGGGCAAAGCCCTTGGGTGGCTTCATAGGAGACATAGGAGGCGACATGTCTGGAGCGGGGGTAGGACACAGACCAGCAATCAGTGTCTGGGCTTCAGAAAAACCCAGCAATAAGGGAGGAGGGGGTTGCCCAGAGACATCAAGAGATGCGCCACTGGTCTACTCCCACGTAGGGGGGGTGGAGCCAGACGGGTTAAATCTCCCCCACACCTTGCTGATCTGAGACAGGAAACCAACATCTTAGGTAGAGGAGCCCCCAGTCGAAGGCGCAGTGCCCACTCCTCACCGACTGCTCTCCCTGAACCCCACCTGCCCAGACCCTAGGTGCCTTCTCTTCCGCCATCAACTCTggcccaagggggaaaaaaaaaaaggtttctcaATGAGAAGCCTAAATACTAATGAGACTCAAGGTTTCGCTTCCCAggaaaatttatttccttttttatttccccCTCTCCCTGGAAACTTAACGGGGAGCAGTGCAGAGAAAAGCAGGTCCACGGTGACAGCCACAGCTGTCCGGCGAGTGGGAGGGGTGACTAGACGTGCGAGCGTCCTGAGATTTTCCAAGTGCGCACCATGGAAGGCTCCACCCACTACGGCAGACTGCGGCGCTGTGGTGGGGGGGCTCCCATCCCAAGGCTGCGCctcaccccaacccccacctgtGGCGTTTCATCTTTAGAGGCGCCCTAGGTATTCTAGTAGGTTCTGAACGCACGTCAGTGGCTCCCCCACTAATTCGGGTCGCGCATTCTCTGGCGCCCCTGGCGCGCAAAGTCCGTCCTGGCGCCCCTGGCGCAAAGCCCGTCTCAGCCCACCCCCTACTCCCGGTCCCCACGAGGATGTTACGGACAgaacctgccccccacccccaaagcctCTTGCCCCGGACGCTGGGGTCTAAGGCGTGGGGATTCCACGCCGGCTGACCGTCTGTGGTCTGCTAGCCCCAGCAAGACGGAGGGTGTAGGGGACCTGGTGGGGATGAAGTGGGTGGGGATgaagtgggtgggagaggggtcCCCGCGGGAGGCGCCCCCACTCTCGGACCCCACGTTGCCCCCCGATTCGGCCGCCCACCACCGATCCCGACCGGTACCCGGGTGGCTCGCTCAACCCGGTCCCGGTCCCAGGACCCGCCGCCGTCCGCCGCTCACTCACCGGACGCCACAGCTCCGGGTCTCCGGTTGTCTCCGCAGCTCCGGGTTTCCCGTCGTCTCCGCAGCGGGTCTGCAGAAACcggagagggagggggagcggGAGCGGGGGCGGGTCCTGGGCGGGCCTGGTGTACACGTGACcgagggtggggcggggcggcTCTGGTGCTCACATGACCGCGGGGCGGGGAGCCGGGGCGGGGGCCGGACTGGAGCCGCCACCATGCGAAGCTCTGGGCAGGGCTGCTGGGTGCTGCTGATCTCCGTGGGTCTCTGTTGTGTGCACCGGGCGCGCCCCCGGAACGTGCTGCTGATCCTCGGTAAGTGTTGACCCGCTGGCACCCCTGGTACTGCCCTCCACCGCCGCCGGTTGGCTCTCCCAGAAGCGGCCAGTGCTAACTCTCGGTGCCCTGCAGCCCccatttccattctttccccgtCTCCTTTATTTGCTGGCCCCAGACTCTTTGTGGTCAGCTCCttggagaggcaggcagaggcgGCCCTGCCCACTGGAGGGTCTGGAGGTATCAGCACCAGCATTCACACTCCTCTCCTGACCCGGGTTCTGACCCTGTACCCCGGAGCAGCCCGGGCTAGCCCTGCGGTCTCCGCCTCCGCAGGGGAGGCTGGGCGATTTTCCAGAGATTACGGAGTGGATGCCAGAAGAGGGGCTGGTGCCCAAGGCCCCAAAGACCAGCCAGGGTGCCCTAGGGCTCTCATCTTCTCTCCAGCAGTGATAACCCCCTGTTTGCCCTTCCTCTTTTAGACCCCAGAGCGCTGTAGCTCAGCTCTCCTCCTCCTGGCTGAGGAGAGCAGCCCCCTACCCACCTTCTCCACTAGCCCCCACCACCCTGAAACCCGAAGTTCCTCTAGCGCCCTGCTGTTCACGAGACTTCCTGTTTGGGTAACCAGGGCCCAGCTCTCACAAGACAACCCGATTCTTTCCGCTTTTGAGGTCTGGCTGTCTGCCAGGGTCTCGCTTTCTGATTAACATTGTGGTCTTGGGCAGGCCCTTCAGATAATTGTAACACAAACAGCCCTGCACTGAGGGACTCCCTTCAGCTCCCCCACTCCTAGGGGCATGGGCAGAGAACTTGCGCATTGATCCATATCCTCATGCATGTCTTCAGAACCCAGGACTGCATGGGCATCCCTACCTGGATCTCAGGGTTACCTGAgttttctctctgcctcctaACATGTTCACCCACTTTTCATACATGTCTGGTGGCATTCTTACTCAAGTAACAGGCCTGCTGAATATCATGGCCACCTGGGAATCACACCTGCTAGGTATCACACCTGCCCGGGTATCATAACCGCCTAGCCATCACTGGCCCAGGCCACTGCAACAGGACCCAGGTCTTTCTCCCCTATGCTGCTCCTTCTGAGCCCAGCCCACTATGTCCTTTGTTTTCCATCTTCCTCAGCGGACGACGGAGGCTTTGAGAGTGGCGCCTACAACAACAGCGCCATCTCTACCCCTCACCTGGACGCCTTGGCCCGCCGGAGTCTTGTCTTCCGCAATGCCTTCACCTCTGTCAGCAGCTGCTCACCCAGCCGTGCCAGCCTCCTCACTGGCCTGCCCCAGGTGAGGGcggcagggaggcaggaggagggagtgCCCCAATGCCTCTGCTGCTGAGAACACTTCCCTTGTCTCCCTGGGCATTGTccaccttccctccctcacccccagccaAATAGTCCAAGTGCAGCCCTGCTCCACCACTCTGTGACTGTGAGCAATCACTTACCCCTGTGAGCCTCAGTGTCTTCGCCTGTAAGATGGGGTCATGATAATAGCTCACTCCTGGGATTACTGTAGGATTGGCCAAGTTAACACCCTATGTGTAAAGCTCATAGTAAGATGCCTGGCAGGTATTTGCTCAACCCAGTGTTCATTGTTGTCATGATGTTGTCCCAGGAGCTTGTGTGACAGTAAAAGCTGCCATTTAAGGCACTTACTCTATTTTTATTGAGCCGacacatatatttacacacacacacatatatatataatgtaaaagtttactattttaactgttttaaggatacagctcagtggcattaagtacatttacattgttgtgtaaccatcaccaccatccaggACGTTTTTATCACCCcagactgaaactctgtccccattaaacagtAATTCCTTCCCACTGCACCACCAGCCACAACCACTAGtcaactttctgtctctctgaatttggTTACTCTTGGTACCTCACGTAAGTGGAATCACGCAGTATTtgcctttttgtgactggctggtttcactcagcataatgtcccAGAGCTTCACCTGAGTAGTGGCACGTGTCAGTAACTCACTACTTTTCaaggctgagtaatgttccattgtgtgatAGAGCATATTTTGTCTATcgattcatctgttaatggacacttgggttgatTCCACCTTTCGCTGTtggaataatgctgctgtgaaccaGGTGTCCATGGGCACTTACTCTTAATGTGTTACCTCACAACATTATTTTATGGGAGCACAGCTGTGGTCTGTGCGTTTCTTTCTGAGAGCCTGAGCCAGTGAGGAGAAGGCCTACATAAAGAGGAGACAGTGACCGGAACACAGAAGCTTCCTGAAAGGTTAATCAGGCAGCTGTAGGCCATGCTCACCTCTGGACAGTAGGCTGCAGGAATAAGGACAGGGATTTACCTACTTGTGTCTCTATAGTGTGAGTTTGTAACATGTATGACAATTTCTTTCATGCTATAAAACGGCTTGCTGGGATGGCTTTCACTCAATAGTATGTGGTCTTGATAGAAAAATCGGAAAGTATAGAtatgcaaaaagaagaaaataaaggctacTCCTAATTTTGTTATACATCCTCCCAGTCTGTTGTATTTCCTGGGAAATACAAGTCCCAAAGTCCCATGGGAAGGACCTGTGGGCCTGTTCGGCGGGGAGTGAAAGACGGAGAAAACCTCTCCGAGGACGCTAAATCAGGGGCCTGTGAAGGGCCAGGTTGGTGAGCCTGGGAGAGCGGGAGTGTTGCAGGAGGGACGGAGGGCAGGGGTGGTAGGACCAGGCGGCATCCTGCATCACAGCATCTCTGCTTGCAGCATCAGAATGGAATGTACGGCCTGCACCAGGATGTCCACCACTTCAACTCCTTCGACCGGGTGCAGAGCCTGCCACTGCTGCTGGGCCGAGCTGGCATTCACACAGGTGAGGGGCTTCGTGTGGCCCCAGGGGCAAGAGAGCAACTTCCCATCCTGCCCCAGAGATCCTGACTGGGCTTTGGGCACGTGAGAACAAGGGTTCTGCTGCCCTCCTGGAGTCCATAGCAAGACACAGGGTCTGGGGAGCAGAGCAGGGGGCAGAAGGGAATGGGAGACCAAAGGGGCTCTGAACAGGCCTATCTCTCTGGCTCCAGGCATCATTGGGAAGAAGCACGTGGGGCCGGAGATGGTGTATCCATTTGACTTTGCATACACGGAGGAGAATGGCTCTGTCCTCCAGGTCGGGCGGAACATCACTAGAATTAAACTGCTGGTCCGGAAATTCCTGCAGACGCGGGGTGACAGGTGTGCAGAGACTCCCGCCCCCTTACCGCCCTCACCTAGCCAGACCTCTGGGCAGTTAATACTAGATGCAGCTCCCAGAATCTTTGGTTGGGATTCTTGGAGTCCTCAGACAgatggggtgtgggtgggggagaAGATTCCAGATACTCAAGTTGATCTGGTCAGAGGAAGAGGAGACATGGCGAGCCTGAGGTGGCACAGATCACAGGTTATCAGTTGTAGGGGAGTAGGCAAAGCTGAGGGGTGTTCCTTCCTGAAGGATGAGGCTCCCCAGGGTAGAAGTAGGGTGATGGTCAGCCATCTGACCTTGACCTCAACGCTCAAGCCCATCCCTCCACCTGCAGGCCTTTTTTCCTCTACGTTGCCTTCCATGACCCCCACCGCTGCGGGCACTCCCAGCCACAGTATGGGGCATTCTGTGAGAAGTTTGGCAATGGGGAGAGTGGCATGGGGCGGATTCCAGACTGGACCCCCCAGACCTACAACCCGAAGGATGTGCAGGTAGGAGGGTCCCTCTCCACGTTTTCAAGAACTACTTTTCTTCTTCCGCTTTGTAAATCGGGGGACCTGTGCCCCTCTGGTGGGTTTGCAGCCCTGGCCCCACGTGTGTAAGAAGAGATTCTCTGACTCATTGGAGCCAGGTCCCCATCCATGGGatggcagagaaaagggaaaagacatGGATGATGTTCCCAGAAGCATGGTTCTTCTGGATTAATCCATTCAGGAAGGAAGGTGATTTCAGGCCCTGGGAGCAGGGCTGGCACCTGTATCTCCCACCCCAATTTAAGGACTGACCACTCTGTCTCCTCCCCAACCCGTCTGTTCTAACCTTGACTTCCCACCCACCTGCCCCATCCCAGGTGCCTTACTTCGTCCCTGACACCCCAGCCGCCCGAGCTGACCTGGCCGCTCAGTACACCACCATTGGCCGGATGGACCAAGGTGGGTTCAGGGAGCCCAGGCGATGGGATAGGGCACATCTCAGGCTCCCGTCTTAGGCCATAAGCCAGAAGTCACAATGTTGCGGGGTTGTGTTTCCTTAGGGGCCTCTGAGGGAGAGTTCTTGCCTCTTCCAGCGTCCTATGGCCCCaagtgttccttggcttgtggctgcttCACTCTGATCTCTGCCTCTGTTATCATATGTCTTCCTCCCGTGTCTTTTCTTTAGCCTTTGTCCCTCCTCTTTATATAAAGACACTCATCACTTGATTTAAGGACTGCTTAGGTACTTTAGGATTATGTCATCTCGAGATCCTTGACTTAGGATCTGCTGGGCAGGAGGCCTGGCTGGTGAGAAGGAAGGCAGGGGTGACTGAAGGAATCGATGGTGCAGGGTCTGATGAAGAAATGCAGGAGTGCACACACATTCCCATGACTGCGCGTCTGTCTGTGTCTGAGCTCTGCTCTCCCCTCCACACCCTGCAGGGATTGGACTCGTGCTCCAGGAGCTGCGTGGAGCAGGTGTCCTGAATGACACCCTGGTCATCTTCACGTCCGACAATGGGATCCCCTTCCCCAGTGGCAGGACCAACCTGTACTGGCCAGGCACTGCAGAGCCCATGCTGGTATCGTCTCCAGAGCATCCAAAACGCTGGGGCCAGGTCAGTGAGGCCTACGTGAGCCTCTTAGGTAAGACTCTGCATCCCATACAGCAGGGATcgggtggtggggggggtgggggagga
Proteins encoded in this window:
- the SGSH gene encoding N-sulphoglucosamine sulphohydrolase isoform X5, which encodes MRSSGQGCWVLLISVGLCCVHRARPRNVLLILADDGGFESGAYNNSAISTPHLDALARRSLVFRNAFTSVSSCSPSRASLLTGLPQHQNGMYGLHQDVHHFNSFDRVQSLPLLLGRAGIHTGIIGKKHVGPEMVYPFDFAYTEENGSVLQVGRNITRIKLLVRKFLQTRGDRPFFLYVAFHDPHRCGHSQPQYGAFCEKFGNGESGMGRIPDWTPQTYNPKDVQVPYFVPDTPAARADLAAQYTTIGRMDQGIGLVLQELRGAGVLNDTLVIFTSDNGIPFPSGRTNLYWPGTAEPMLVSSPEHPKRWGQVSEAYVSLLGPAESHHSWPAHGLV
- the SGSH gene encoding N-sulphoglucosamine sulphohydrolase isoform X2 codes for the protein MGRTCGPVRRGVKDGENLSEDAKSGACEGPASLLAASEWNVRPAPGCPPLQLLRPGAEPATAAGPSWHSHRPFFLYVAFHDPHRCGHSQPQYGAFCEKFGNGESGMGRIPDWTPQTYNPKDVQVPYFVPDTPAARADLAAQYTTIGRMDQGIGLVLQELRGAGVLNDTLVIFTSDNGIPFPSGRTNLYWPGTAEPMLVSSPEHPKRWGQVSEAYVSLLDLTPTILDWFSIPYPSYAIFGTKTVQLTGRSLLPVLEAEPLWTTVFGSQSYHEVTMSYPMRSVHHQNFHLVHNLHFKMPFPIDQDFYISPTFQDLLNRTTAGQPTGWYKDLHQYYYRERWELYDRNQDPHETHNLAADPRYTQVLELLQTQLVKWQWETHDPWVCAPDGVLEEKLAPQCRPLHNEL
- the SGSH gene encoding N-sulphoglucosamine sulphohydrolase isoform X3, coding for MRSSGQGCWVLLISVGLCCVHRARPRNVLLILADDGGFESGAYNNSAISTPHLDALARRSLVFRNAFTSVSSCSPSRASLLTGLPQHQNGMYGLHQDVHHFNSFDRVQSLPLLLGRAGIHTGIIGKKHVGPEMVYPFDFAYTEENGSVLQVGRNITRIKLLVRKFLQTRGDRPFFLYVAFHDPHRCGHSQPQYGAFCEKFGNGESGMGRIPDWTPQTYNPKDVQVPYFVPDTPAARADLAAQYTTIGRMDQGIGLVLQELRGAGVLNDTLVIFTSDNGIPFPSGRTNLYWPGTAEPMLVSSPEHPKRWGQVSEAYVSLLVRKGWSPPFCSCKNEAQRCKRRSPRSHSL
- the SGSH gene encoding N-sulphoglucosamine sulphohydrolase isoform X6, which codes for MRSSGQGCWVLLISVGLCCVHRARPRNVLLILADDGGFESGAYNNSAISTPHLDALARRSLVFRNAFTSVSSCSPSRASLLTGLPQHQNGMYGLHQDVHHFNSFDRVQSLPLLLGRAGIHTGIIGKKHVGPEMVYPFDFAYTEENGSVLQVGRNITRIKLLVRKFLQTRGDRPFFLYVAFHDPHRCGHSQPQYGAFCEKFGNGESGMGRIPDWTPQTYNPKDVQVPYFVPDTPAARADLAAQYTTIGRMDQGIGLVLQELRGAGVLNDTLVIFTSDNGIPFPSGRTNLYWPGTAEPMLVSSPEHPKRWGQVSEAYVSLLGGWT
- the SGSH gene encoding N-sulphoglucosamine sulphohydrolase isoform X4 translates to MRSSGQGCWVLLISVGLCCVHRARPRNVLLILADDGGFESGAYNNSAISTPHLDALARRSLVFRNAFTSVSSCSPSRASLLTGLPQHQNGMYGLHQDVHHFNSFDRVQSLPLLLGRAGIHTGIIGKKHVGPEMVYPFDFAYTEENGSVLQVGRNITRIKLLVRKFLQTRGDRPFFLYVAFHDPHRCGHSQPQYGAFCEKFGNGESGMGRIPDWTPQTYNPKDVQVPYFVPDTPAARADLAAQYTTIGRMDQGIGLVLQELRGAGVLNDTLVIFTSDNGIPFPSGRTNLYWPGTAEPMLVSSPEHPKRWGQVSEAYVSLLGIIAWRVMQQRWVDHSSFPLLVI
- the SGSH gene encoding N-sulphoglucosamine sulphohydrolase isoform X1 — its product is MRSSGQGCWVLLISVGLCCVHRARPRNVLLILADDGGFESGAYNNSAISTPHLDALARRSLVFRNAFTSVSSCSPSRASLLTGLPQHQNGMYGLHQDVHHFNSFDRVQSLPLLLGRAGIHTGIIGKKHVGPEMVYPFDFAYTEENGSVLQVGRNITRIKLLVRKFLQTRGDRPFFLYVAFHDPHRCGHSQPQYGAFCEKFGNGESGMGRIPDWTPQTYNPKDVQVPYFVPDTPAARADLAAQYTTIGRMDQGIGLVLQELRGAGVLNDTLVIFTSDNGIPFPSGRTNLYWPGTAEPMLVSSPEHPKRWGQVSEAYVSLLDLTPTILDWFSIPYPSYAIFGTKTVQLTGRSLLPVLEAEPLWTTVFGSQSYHEVTMSYPMRSVHHQNFHLVHNLHFKMPFPIDQDFYISPTFQDLLNRTTAGQPTGWYKDLHQYYYRERWELYDRNQDPHETHNLAADPRYTQVLELLQTQLVKWQWETHDPWVCAPDGVLEEKLAPQCRPLHNEL